Proteins encoded by one window of Salicibibacter halophilus:
- a CDS encoding zinc-binding alcohol dehydrogenase family protein, whose product MKAVGFYENLPITDEKSLQDVEVEKPKATGKDMAVRVRAISVNPVDTKQRLGNPPGGTEPKILGWDVAGVVEEVGNDVELFSVGDEVFYAGSVTRQGGNSDYHLVDERIVGKKPERLDFAEAAALPLTTITAWEALFERMHLSMDPSANKGKSILIIGAAGGVGSIAVQLAKLAGLYVIGTASRKETVKWARDTGADKTINHYEPFRQQLEGNVDYIFCLNNTDQHWENMGEALAPQGHIVSIVEAAENHDLNVLKNKSASFSYEFMFTRSMFETDDMIEQHHLLNEAGKMVDEGKIRTTLTDRGGPVNAENLRAAHEKIESGKTIGKIVLENN is encoded by the coding sequence ATGAAGGCAGTTGGATTTTATGAAAACTTGCCCATTACAGATGAAAAAAGTTTACAAGATGTAGAAGTGGAAAAACCGAAAGCAACGGGGAAAGATATGGCCGTACGCGTCCGGGCGATATCGGTCAATCCCGTAGATACAAAGCAGCGCCTTGGCAACCCGCCTGGTGGAACAGAGCCGAAAATCCTTGGATGGGATGTCGCGGGTGTCGTTGAAGAAGTTGGCAACGATGTAGAACTTTTTTCGGTTGGTGATGAGGTTTTTTACGCGGGAAGCGTGACGCGGCAAGGAGGTAACAGCGATTATCACTTAGTCGATGAACGAATTGTCGGCAAAAAGCCTGAGCGCTTGGATTTTGCTGAAGCCGCCGCGTTGCCGTTAACAACCATTACCGCTTGGGAAGCGTTATTTGAGCGCATGCACCTCTCGATGGATCCGTCGGCCAATAAAGGGAAAAGCATTTTGATTATCGGGGCCGCCGGCGGTGTTGGATCGATTGCTGTGCAACTCGCGAAACTCGCAGGACTATATGTTATCGGGACAGCATCCCGAAAAGAAACCGTTAAGTGGGCAAGGGACACCGGCGCAGACAAAACCATTAATCATTATGAACCGTTCCGGCAGCAACTGGAAGGGAACGTCGATTACATTTTTTGCCTAAACAACACCGATCAACATTGGGAAAACATGGGAGAAGCGTTGGCGCCCCAAGGCCATATCGTGAGTATTGTGGAAGCAGCAGAAAACCACGATCTTAATGTGCTAAAAAATAAAAGTGCTTCTTTTTCCTATGAATTTATGTTTACGCGTTCCATGTTCGAGACCGACGACATGATCGAACAGCATCATCTTTTAAACGAAGCTGGTAAGATGGTTGACGAAGGGAAAATCCGCACCACCTTAACGGATCGCGGCGGACCGGTCAATGCCGAGAATCTGCGCGCTGCCCATGAAAAAATTGAAAGCGGGAAAACGATCGGGAAAATTGTGTTGGAGAACAACTAA
- the lhgO gene encoding L-2-hydroxyglutarate oxidase — MYDYIIIGGGIVGLSTSKAILDRQPKAKILILEKEDEVAAHQTGHNSGVIHSGIYYKPGSLKANFATAGNQSMKDFCRAHGIHFETCGKVIVATEQEELPVMERLYERGHQNGLALEKLDSEELKEIEPHVRGLAALRVPSAGIVDFKRVAKTLAVYVEERGGQVELDAEVTGITEKTDHVHVETSKGSFTGRFMINCAGLHSDRVARLAGYHTDMKIVPFRGEYYQLRADRRSLVNHLVYPVPNPDFPFLGVHFTRMVNGGVEAGPNAVPGLKREGYQKTEISLRDTAEVLTYEGFWRIARQYAGTGMDEMVRSFSKRKFVKGLQKLIPDVQAEDIVPAPAGVRAQALSDDGQLIDDFMFIKGKSSLHVCNAPSPAATASLEIGKEIVRQLS, encoded by the coding sequence ATGTATGATTACATTATTATCGGTGGCGGTATCGTTGGCCTTTCGACAAGCAAAGCCATCCTCGACCGGCAGCCGAAAGCAAAAATACTTATTTTGGAAAAAGAAGATGAGGTTGCCGCGCATCAAACCGGTCATAATAGCGGTGTGATTCACTCCGGCATTTATTATAAACCGGGGAGTTTGAAAGCCAATTTTGCAACGGCCGGCAACCAATCGATGAAAGACTTTTGTCGCGCGCATGGCATTCATTTTGAAACGTGCGGCAAAGTGATTGTGGCTACTGAACAAGAAGAGCTTCCGGTGATGGAGCGTTTATATGAGCGCGGCCATCAAAATGGGTTGGCGCTCGAAAAGCTAGACAGCGAGGAGCTGAAAGAAATAGAGCCCCACGTTCGTGGACTGGCTGCTCTTCGTGTGCCAAGTGCCGGCATCGTTGATTTTAAAAGGGTGGCAAAAACACTAGCGGTGTATGTGGAAGAAAGAGGCGGACAAGTAGAGTTGGATGCCGAGGTCACAGGCATTACCGAAAAAACAGACCATGTACATGTGGAGACATCGAAAGGTTCTTTTACCGGAAGATTTATGATTAACTGCGCCGGCTTACATAGCGATCGCGTTGCCCGTCTGGCCGGTTATCACACGGACATGAAAATCGTGCCGTTTCGTGGGGAATACTATCAGTTAAGGGCGGACAGGCGGAGCCTTGTCAACCATTTGGTCTATCCCGTTCCGAACCCCGACTTCCCTTTCCTCGGCGTTCACTTTACCCGGATGGTTAACGGGGGAGTGGAAGCCGGCCCGAACGCTGTTCCTGGATTGAAACGGGAAGGCTATCAAAAGACAGAGATAAGCCTTCGCGATACGGCTGAAGTCCTAACGTATGAAGGTTTCTGGCGAATTGCCCGCCAATATGCAGGCACCGGCATGGACGAAATGGTCCGTTCGTTTAGCAAGCGAAAATTTGTTAAAGGTTTGCAGAAGTTAATTCCTGACGTGCAGGCCGAGGATATTGTACCGGCGCCAGCCGGCGTAAGAGCCCAAGCGCTATCCGACGACGGGCAATTGATAGACGATTTTATGTTTATCAAAGGCAAAAGCAGCCTGCACGTTTGCAATGCGCCTTCTCCGGCCGCCACTGCCTCCCTTGAAATCGGCAAGGAAATTGTCCGGCAACTGTCTTGA
- a CDS encoding AAA family ATPase — MNHYAEKIYRMIDTVEEVVIGKRQAITLTLTALLARGHVLIEDVPGVGKTMLVKAMARATGADFKRIQFTPDLLPSDVTGVSIYNQHTKEFEFRAGPVMSHILLADEINRTSPKTQSALLEAMEEGNVTVDGYTHELYEPFLVMATQNPIEHGGTYPLPEAQLDRFLFRITLGYPNQEEELDMLERMEGGHPIDQLPEVVDIRDIQQMQREVPSVFVSEAVKQYIVSIVRETRNLDQVELGVSPRGTIALLRAAQSYAYVQGMPYVRPDDVKLLAPYVLGHRLIMESDVLGPQGQAHTLIERMLTRIAVPAIRKDIVT, encoded by the coding sequence TTGAATCATTATGCTGAAAAAATCTACCGCATGATTGACACAGTTGAAGAAGTAGTGATCGGAAAGCGACAAGCCATTACGTTAACATTAACGGCATTGCTTGCGCGGGGACATGTACTCATCGAGGATGTTCCCGGAGTTGGGAAAACGATGCTTGTAAAGGCGATGGCTCGCGCGACGGGAGCAGATTTCAAACGAATTCAATTCACTCCTGATTTACTCCCTTCCGATGTAACTGGGGTATCCATCTACAACCAACATACGAAAGAATTTGAATTTCGGGCAGGTCCGGTGATGAGCCATATTCTGCTTGCAGATGAAATAAACCGGACGTCGCCGAAAACGCAATCTGCGCTTTTGGAAGCGATGGAAGAAGGCAACGTGACCGTCGATGGATATACACACGAGTTGTATGAGCCTTTTTTGGTTATGGCCACACAGAATCCGATTGAACACGGAGGAACATATCCATTGCCTGAAGCACAGTTGGATCGCTTTTTATTTCGGATTACACTTGGCTATCCGAACCAAGAGGAAGAATTGGACATGCTGGAACGCATGGAAGGTGGCCACCCCATTGATCAACTGCCGGAAGTCGTTGATATCCGGGATATTCAGCAGATGCAGAGAGAAGTGCCGAGCGTGTTTGTAAGCGAGGCGGTCAAACAATATATCGTTTCCATTGTGCGTGAAACGAGAAACCTTGATCAAGTGGAGCTTGGTGTAAGCCCGAGAGGCACGATAGCGTTGTTGCGTGCCGCTCAAAGCTATGCGTATGTGCAAGGGATGCCATACGTTCGGCCGGATGATGTGAAATTGTTGGCACCGTACGTGTTAGGACACAGACTAATCATGGAAAGTGACGTGCTCGGTCCGCAAGGGCAAGCGCACACATTGATCGAACGCATGCTCACTCGTATCGCTGTGCCGGCGATAAGAAAGGATATTGTAACATGA
- a CDS encoding DUF58 domain-containing protein encodes MRHRWRQARRVIAALFLPAILFWHAMVQGGFVSWFLFYSVSALLLAGFALAAFPLRFLRAERSVTNRHLSQGETVKVQVTIYKTRHWPCFFVGVRDQVPNGVTLESDPGAFFFMMLSRKKTYNYLIKAEKRGSYMYDAVHVENGDPFGFLKNQKYLSAISEMLVYPRIKPLPFKLQNERGQRAETDRAGAQRFTHEETSHFSGVREYVAGDRLSSIDWKVSARLGSLATKEFDTEEGEGFTILLDTRVRSEHSFEAAVEWAAASVNGVYEKHSLLNFAALGTQPVVTQTGNNRAHMRQVMKELAKIEPSFPGATGELANDRTPLPITFSFLQTVIYAVPEMNAATFQEIKRLQQQRLDVLVLYSEREAYHLPLKQRGVQSFAMPTG; translated from the coding sequence ATGAGACATAGATGGCGGCAGGCGAGGCGTGTGATTGCCGCACTTTTTCTGCCCGCAATTCTTTTTTGGCATGCCATGGTCCAGGGAGGTTTTGTTAGCTGGTTTCTTTTCTATAGCGTTTCTGCCTTATTACTGGCCGGGTTTGCTTTAGCCGCTTTTCCTCTCCGCTTTTTGCGCGCCGAACGTTCGGTGACAAATCGACATCTCTCCCAAGGGGAAACGGTGAAGGTGCAAGTAACGATATATAAAACGAGGCATTGGCCCTGTTTTTTTGTGGGGGTCCGTGACCAGGTTCCGAACGGGGTAACACTTGAAAGTGATCCAGGCGCCTTCTTTTTTATGATGCTTTCCCGGAAAAAAACCTACAACTATCTCATAAAAGCAGAAAAACGTGGTTCGTATATGTATGATGCCGTTCATGTGGAAAACGGAGATCCTTTTGGCTTTTTGAAAAATCAAAAATATCTATCTGCAATAAGTGAAATGCTTGTGTATCCGCGTATTAAACCATTGCCTTTTAAACTCCAAAACGAACGGGGGCAGAGGGCGGAAACCGACCGTGCCGGCGCTCAACGGTTCACCCATGAGGAGACGTCCCATTTTTCCGGTGTCCGTGAATATGTTGCGGGCGATCGTCTATCAAGCATTGACTGGAAAGTGTCTGCCCGTCTCGGCAGCTTGGCAACGAAAGAATTTGATACGGAAGAAGGGGAAGGATTTACGATTTTACTCGACACACGAGTGAGGTCCGAACACAGCTTCGAAGCGGCTGTAGAATGGGCGGCTGCCAGTGTTAATGGCGTGTATGAAAAGCATTCACTTTTAAATTTTGCTGCTTTAGGCACACAACCTGTCGTTACGCAAACAGGAAATAACCGTGCTCATATGCGTCAAGTGATGAAGGAACTAGCAAAAATCGAACCGTCATTCCCGGGTGCTACAGGCGAGCTCGCGAATGATCGGACACCCTTGCCGATCACGTTCAGCTTTTTACAAACGGTCATCTATGCCGTTCCCGAAATGAATGCTGCAACATTCCAAGAAATCAAGCGCTTGCAACAGCAGCGGCTCGATGTTCTTGTTTTATACAGTGAGCGGGAAGCTTATCATCTTCCTTTAAAACAACGAGGAGTCCAATCATTTGCGATGCCAACGGGATAA
- a CDS encoding transglutaminase domain-containing protein has translation MRCQRDKRRKGAALISRFTSSLKQPQEGIAYVLTYFIVAEWLYPLPEISDTGFLPFLLLIAAVFFVITAIPVHWLIRLGFYAVVLTYSLHMLFIPGTYMSIDWWTLFMTEIWQQSARLFSGGVLQLSDMYRSFLLIVLLAMVSYLAYYWVAIAHRIYFFVFVSVVYIGILDAFTAYDGSWAVVRLVIIGFVLFACMRLLRLQLRYSNLGHSHVFRYLTVAAAVILLSVLVGWQAPKYAQQWPDPTPYIERTTGVDVLSWGSSSPDGAETRKIGYGENDERLGGGFVMDDMEVFTARAETSAYWRGESKHEYTGHGWTSEEGTGFGNGELIEQSDGHVDLYEDTTETETLEADVSYHDSRTGEGDLLFSQGALQEADAEMEGGYSVYIDGENGRSEVWHDEEDVNDAGAFTLTYEHPQFSVEQMRDVDDPKGAQQDPQAVTDKYLQLPEELPDRVGELAEELVQDGTNRYDRARAIESFLNGPTFDYETTDIPVPAEDQDYVDQFLFETQIGYCDNFSTAMVVMLRTLDIPARWVKGFTAGDEVSVGDDGYRELEITNENAHSWIEVYFPDVGWVPFEPTPGFSGTVDFASADMDPDENGEDMMFEQEVDQDTEEGNADEDEDEEDVGETEAEEREEEQAELPFWLLAGMGTGLLLAGLAAFKFRGKIMQLWLSRRYLGMDSGSRFLGAYESLLKYLDWTGMKRAAHETLSEFATRVDFRFDSEDMRALTTLYEDLYYGNKNPDQLPEDTERRWKQILDKIANAR, from the coding sequence TTGCGATGCCAACGGGATAAAAGAAGGAAGGGGGCGGCATTAATCTCACGTTTTACCTCTAGTTTAAAACAACCTCAAGAAGGGATCGCCTATGTGCTCACGTATTTTATCGTGGCGGAATGGTTGTATCCCTTGCCGGAAATTAGCGATACGGGTTTTTTACCGTTCCTTCTTTTAATTGCTGCAGTTTTCTTTGTAATCACCGCTATTCCAGTACATTGGCTCATTCGCCTTGGCTTTTATGCAGTTGTGCTCACGTATAGTTTGCATATGTTGTTTATTCCCGGCACGTATATGTCTATCGATTGGTGGACATTATTCATGACGGAGATTTGGCAGCAAAGTGCACGCTTATTCAGCGGGGGAGTGCTGCAATTAAGTGATATGTATCGTAGTTTTTTGCTTATTGTGCTGTTAGCGATGGTTAGCTATCTTGCATACTACTGGGTTGCAATTGCGCACCGTATTTACTTTTTTGTTTTTGTGAGTGTCGTCTATATCGGCATTCTGGATGCATTCACGGCTTATGATGGTTCGTGGGCGGTTGTTCGCCTGGTTATCATCGGATTTGTTCTTTTTGCGTGTATGCGGCTGTTGAGACTTCAACTTCGCTACTCGAATCTTGGACACAGCCATGTTTTTCGGTATTTGACGGTTGCGGCGGCCGTAATCCTCCTGTCCGTATTGGTTGGTTGGCAAGCTCCGAAATACGCACAACAATGGCCGGATCCTACGCCCTATATTGAGAGAACGACAGGGGTGGATGTGCTTAGTTGGGGTTCCTCTTCTCCCGATGGTGCAGAGACGCGTAAGATCGGTTACGGCGAAAACGATGAGCGGCTCGGCGGGGGATTTGTCATGGATGATATGGAAGTGTTTACGGCGAGAGCGGAAACGTCTGCCTATTGGCGAGGCGAGTCAAAGCACGAATACACCGGCCATGGATGGACAAGCGAAGAAGGAACTGGTTTTGGCAATGGGGAGCTGATCGAACAGTCTGACGGGCACGTGGATTTGTATGAAGATACGACGGAAACAGAAACCCTTGAAGCAGATGTCTCCTATCATGATTCGCGTACGGGTGAAGGGGATTTGCTTTTCAGCCAGGGAGCATTGCAAGAAGCCGATGCAGAAATGGAAGGGGGTTATTCTGTATACATCGACGGTGAAAACGGCCGTTCCGAAGTGTGGCACGACGAAGAGGACGTTAACGATGCGGGTGCGTTCACCCTAACGTATGAACATCCCCAGTTTTCCGTTGAGCAAATGAGGGATGTAGATGATCCAAAAGGTGCGCAACAAGATCCTCAGGCGGTGACCGATAAGTATTTGCAACTCCCCGAGGAGCTTCCGGATCGGGTTGGGGAACTTGCCGAAGAGTTGGTACAGGACGGAACGAATCGGTATGACCGGGCGCGCGCAATTGAAAGTTTTTTAAACGGTCCTACCTTTGACTATGAAACTACGGATATCCCTGTTCCGGCCGAAGACCAGGATTATGTGGATCAGTTTTTGTTTGAGACACAAATCGGTTATTGTGATAACTTTTCCACGGCCATGGTCGTCATGTTGCGGACGCTTGATATCCCTGCACGCTGGGTGAAAGGATTCACAGCCGGGGACGAAGTAAGCGTTGGCGATGATGGGTACAGGGAACTTGAAATCACCAATGAAAATGCCCATTCATGGATAGAGGTTTACTTTCCCGATGTCGGCTGGGTGCCGTTTGAACCTACGCCTGGATTTTCCGGCACAGTCGATTTTGCTTCCGCTGATATGGATCCGGATGAAAACGGCGAGGATATGATGTTTGAACAGGAAGTCGACCAGGATACAGAAGAGGGAAATGCGGATGAGGATGAAGATGAAGAAGACGTCGGGGAAACAGAGGCAGAGGAACGTGAAGAAGAGCAAGCTGAGCTCCCATTTTGGTTGCTGGCGGGAATGGGCACTGGGTTATTATTGGCCGGTTTAGCCGCTTTTAAATTCCGCGGCAAAATCATGCAATTGTGGTTGAGTAGGCGCTACCTGGGCATGGACAGTGGCTCGAGATTCCTAGGTGCGTATGAATCGCTGCTAAAATATCTCGATTGGACTGGCATGAAAAGAGCCGCGCATGAGACGCTGAGCGAATTTGCAACGCGTGTTGATTTTCGTTTTGATTCGGAAGATATGCGCGCCTTGACCACACTGTATGAAGACCTTTATTACGGAAATAAAAACCCGGATCAGCTACCGGAAGATACCGAACGGCGCTGGAAACAAATTTTGGATAAAATTGCGAACGCTCGTTAA
- the guaA gene encoding glutamine-hydrolyzing GMP synthase — MEQENQEINETIAVLDFGGQYNQLITRRIRDLGVYSELYPNTVSADQLRALNLKGVIFSGGPGSAYVEGAPTCDPEIFDLQVPVLGICYGMQLLAHHFGGKVEAADHREYGKAMLDVKETSGLFTRTPVEQTVWMSHGDLIIEPPEGFNNDATNPATPVAAMSNKNRDIYGVQFHPEVRHTEHGNDILANFVYDICQSKGNWTMENFIDLEVEKIRSNVGDRRVLCALSGGVDSSVTAMLVHRAIGDQLTCMFIDHGLLRKNEGARVMKMFEGKFDINVIKIDAAERFLTKLEGVSDPEQKRKIIGNEFIYIFEEESSKLENVDFLAQGTLYTDVIESGTATAETIKSHHNVGGLPEDMKLDLIEPLNTLFKDEVRELGTELGLPESFVWRQPFPGPGLGIRVLGEITPEKLEIVRESDAVLHDVLEKDGLDKEIWQFFTALPDMRSVGVMGDNRTYDYTVGVRAVTSTDGMTSDWARIPHEVLERISTRIVNEVPRVNRVVYDITSKPPSTIEWE; from the coding sequence ATGGAGCAAGAAAACCAAGAAATCAATGAAACCATTGCCGTCCTTGATTTTGGCGGACAATACAATCAATTAATCACACGAAGAATACGTGATTTGGGTGTGTACAGTGAACTCTATCCGAATACAGTGAGCGCCGACCAATTACGGGCACTTAATCTTAAAGGAGTTATTTTCTCCGGAGGGCCGGGAAGTGCTTACGTCGAAGGAGCTCCGACTTGCGATCCCGAAATTTTTGATCTTCAGGTCCCCGTTCTCGGAATTTGTTACGGCATGCAACTGTTGGCCCACCATTTTGGGGGAAAGGTGGAAGCAGCCGATCATCGTGAATACGGGAAAGCGATGCTTGACGTGAAGGAGACATCGGGCTTATTCACGAGAACGCCCGTTGAGCAAACGGTTTGGATGAGCCACGGGGATCTCATTATTGAACCACCCGAAGGATTTAATAACGATGCTACCAACCCTGCGACGCCGGTAGCTGCGATGAGCAACAAAAACCGGGACATATATGGGGTGCAATTCCATCCGGAAGTGCGCCATACCGAACACGGGAACGATATTCTTGCTAACTTCGTCTATGACATTTGCCAAAGCAAAGGCAATTGGACGATGGAAAACTTCATTGATCTTGAGGTAGAAAAAATTCGTTCGAACGTTGGCGATCGGCGTGTCCTTTGTGCACTCAGCGGCGGTGTCGATTCATCGGTGACCGCGATGCTCGTCCATCGTGCAATCGGGGATCAACTCACTTGTATGTTCATCGATCACGGCTTGTTGCGAAAAAATGAAGGCGCGCGTGTGATGAAAATGTTTGAAGGGAAATTTGACATTAACGTTATAAAAATCGATGCTGCGGAGCGTTTTTTGACGAAGCTCGAAGGAGTTTCCGATCCGGAGCAAAAACGCAAAATCATCGGTAACGAATTTATCTATATTTTTGAAGAAGAGTCCTCAAAACTGGAGAATGTGGATTTCCTCGCGCAAGGAACGCTTTACACAGACGTGATTGAGAGTGGAACGGCAACTGCGGAAACCATTAAATCCCACCACAATGTTGGCGGGCTTCCTGAAGATATGAAATTGGATCTGATCGAGCCGTTAAACACATTGTTTAAAGACGAGGTCCGCGAACTGGGCACCGAACTCGGACTGCCGGAGAGCTTCGTTTGGCGTCAACCCTTTCCGGGTCCAGGTCTTGGTATACGCGTGCTTGGGGAAATCACGCCGGAGAAGTTGGAAATCGTGCGTGAATCGGACGCAGTCCTTCATGACGTCTTGGAAAAAGACGGGTTGGATAAGGAAATCTGGCAGTTTTTCACCGCCTTACCCGATATGCGAAGCGTTGGGGTGATGGGGGATAACCGCACCTATGATTATACCGTTGGTGTCCGGGCAGTAACATCCACGGACGGGATGACCTCAGATTGGGCGCGTATTCCTCATGAAGTATTGGAAAGGATATCGACGCGAATTGTCAATGAAGTCCCGCGGGTAAACCGTGTCGTGTATGACATCACATCGAAACCACCTTCCACCATTGAATGGGAATAA
- a CDS encoding DsbA family oxidoreductase, whose translation MNVEIWSDIACPFCYIGKRKFEDGLQQFSQRDDVNVTFKSFQLDPYAEKEQSQTNAEMIAGKYGMSMEKAKEMTQQVEDQAKEVGLDYKLESTVLTNTKDAHRLSHFAKEDGKMEEMMERLLKAYFTEGKHVGDHETLVSLADEVGLDGEAVRAMLDSDGHEEIVREEMQEGADIGVQGVPFFVFNRKYAVSGAQPAHAFLEVLEKVQEEENENKINIVSQGDSCADESC comes from the coding sequence ATGAACGTCGAAATATGGTCGGACATCGCGTGTCCGTTTTGTTATATCGGAAAACGAAAATTTGAAGATGGTTTGCAGCAATTTTCACAACGTGATGACGTTAATGTAACGTTTAAAAGTTTTCAACTCGACCCTTACGCAGAAAAAGAGCAATCGCAAACCAACGCGGAGATGATTGCCGGCAAGTATGGCATGTCAATGGAAAAAGCGAAGGAAATGACACAACAAGTCGAGGATCAGGCAAAAGAGGTCGGTTTGGATTATAAACTGGAATCTACGGTGCTCACAAACACGAAAGATGCCCATCGCCTCAGCCATTTTGCAAAAGAAGACGGCAAAATGGAAGAAATGATGGAACGCTTGCTAAAAGCATATTTCACAGAAGGAAAACATGTTGGCGATCACGAAACGCTCGTGTCCCTCGCGGACGAAGTCGGACTCGATGGGGAAGCTGTCCGTGCCATGTTAGACAGTGATGGGCATGAAGAGATTGTTCGGGAAGAAATGCAAGAAGGGGCAGATATAGGTGTGCAGGGCGTTCCTTTCTTTGTTTTTAATCGTAAATATGCAGTATCTGGAGCACAGCCGGCACATGCTTTTCTCGAGGTGCTGGAAAAAGTGCAAGAAGAAGAAAATGAAAACAAAATTAATATCGTCAGCCAAGGAGACAGTTGCGCGGACGAATCATGTTAA